CAATATTTGAAACTGCCTCATCGAACACTAATATCTGAGGAAACTTTAGTATGTTTCTGGCAATATCTATTCTACGCATCTGTCCTTCTGAAAAATTAGGTGGTTCAACTTTTAATATTGTATTCCACCTATCTTCTAAAGAGTTCACATCATCATAAATATCTAAGTCTTCACATATGGCCTGTATTTGCTCAAAGGTTGCCTTATTGGTTAAGTTCATATTCTGTATAATGGTGTCCTCAAAAAACATAGATTTTTGCATTACATATCCCAGTCTATTCCAATAACTTTCTAAATTATATTCACATAAACTAATCCCATTAATTAATATACTACCATCTTTAGGCTCCAGAATTCCAGCTAACAGCTTAAACAGAGTACTTTTACCTTGTCCACTTTTTCCTGATATACCATAAATTTTACCTGTCTCGAAATACCCGTTAATATTATTTAAAATATTGTGCTCTACATTATCAAATCCAAAATTAACATTTTTTAACTCAATGGTACTGACTTCTCCTTGTAATAATAATTTATGATTCGAGAGATTCGGATAGCTTAAGACTGTAAATACATCATTCAGAGCAACTATAGAAGTGTGGTACTCGTTAGAAAAAGATGCAATATTAATTATAGGATTCATAATAATTGCTTGGTAGTTCATTAGTATCATAATTGTACCAATCGTCATTCTATTCTCGAATACTTCTTTTGCTCCAACAAGCCATATAATCACCGTCCCTATAAATTGTACAACCAGTGTTATAATTGTATTCAAAAAATATATAAAATTTTGATGATTAGTGCATTTTTTATATTTTTGATTTTCATCATAGTATCTTAAATGTACATACTCATAACATTGAAATAATCGAACCATAAACCAGTTATTATAGCTGTTATTTAATACATTTGTCATATCATTATATCCCTGAAGAACTTTTTCACTAGTTTTTTTAATTTTTTTTCCTACTATTCTGCTTATAAAGGGTATACTACTCGTCAGCAATACAACAGCTAAAGCAATTTTCATATGTATTAAAAACATATATGGTATTATAATAATTAAAGTTACGACATTTGACACCAGAGTAATTATACTAGTAATTCCACACTGCTTAATTATTGAAATATCTTTATCCGTTTTTAACAAAATATCACTTATTTTCATCTTCTTAAAGAATGATGGAGATACTATACCTAATTTATCATGTATACTTTGCCGAACATCAGCAGCTACTTCTTCTGAGGCTAAAGAAGCCATATATCTTTGTAAATATGTAATAATATAATTGGCCAAAAGCATAATCAGAAAAAGCACCAATCTAATTAAAAAATATGTAAATGTTGATTTGTCCGGTACACTTAATTCATCCACAATCTGCCCCTGCAGTTTTGGCCTTATCAATGAAATACCCGCATCAAAAATAATGAATAACGTTATAATAAAATACAATGGTATCAGGGTCTTTTTCATCGCATATTGTTTTATAAATAGGATAAAATTCTTGTCCAATACGTCTAAGCTCCTTGTCTATTAATCGCTGTTTTAATCTCACTACCCAGACTACTCAATTTAAGATGAGAAATATTTATGTATTCGTAGTGCTTACCAAGTGCTTGATATAGTTTTTCACCGTTCTGTGAACTAAAATGGTTTAATATTTTTTTAACTACAGGATAAAATACATGTTCATATTCACAGGTTGAATCAGCAGGAATATTAATACTTCCCGTTCTAATATAATTCATATAGCCACATTTCATTCCATGACAAAAATCTTTAATTTTGCATTCCGCACATTTATTGTCTTGCTTATTGTATAGTGAAACAGCAATTTTTTTCGCACGATTCACATCCACCGCTTCGTCAATCGTTCCAATTATATACTGTGTATTATCAGTTAAAAATCCACAAGGATATATAGAACCATCCGGCATAATCTTAATAGACCCTATTCCTGCATCACACATAGAGAAACAGTTACCATAATCACATAACAAACTAAAGAATTTACCATCAAATTGATCGATTGAAAATTTCCTTCCATTATTATATTCATGAATATAATAATGAGCGACTGACTCTACCTGGGATTTAAATACTTCTAATGATTTCTTCGAAAACTCCATATAGACATCCGGTATCATACATATATAATCCAGCCCATTTTCATGTAAAAAAACTACATTTTCATATAAAAATGGTATAGTATTCTCCGCTATTGTCATTCGGACAGAATACGGTGTCCCACTATCCCGTACTTTAATAATATTTTCAAATATTTTGTCATAACTGCATTCTCCATTAGCCGTTACACGATTTAATTCATGTGCTTCTTTGCATCCATCAAAGCTAAGTCTAAGGGTAAAATTATTATTTTTTGTTAATTCAATCAGTGAAGAATCCAATAAAGAGCAATTGGTGGTCATATAATACTTAACTTCTCTTTCTGGATAATTTTTAGCAATGTAGTCCAAAGCCATAAAAATAAGTTCTTTTTTCAATAATGGTTCACCACCCATAAAATCAATTAATATTTTTTGGGATTTATCATATTTAAAAATAAATCTTATAATATCAATTAACCTATTTTCATTTAGTTCAATATGATGGTTATAATTTTCATAGCAATAAGAACATATAAAATTACATTTTGTTGTTAAATATATGGTGTACATATCTTCCCTCGTCTCAATATGGTATATTCTGTATTATAATTCTATTTTTTTACATTTTCAAGTGCTTTTAACATAAAATTTATAAACTACATTAAATTTATTTTATCCAAATTAAAAAATGATAAATGTTCTCTCTTTTACTGAACATTTACCATTTTTTAGTTATTTATTCTATTTAATTAAACGTTATAGTAAGTACATTCTTCTTATAACTGGCATTAATATTTGATACAAAATTATAATTATATATATATGTTTCACAATACGTATTCACATTACTTCCTTTTATTTTAAAAGTATATGTACGTTTCTTACCATCTTTGCTTAAGTAAGCAGCATAAGTAGCGGCTCTCCTTAAATCATCAGTCGTTTTTATATTATTTCTGTCAATTAACTTCCAGTTCTTACTAAACTTCTCAGGAGTATAATCCTCTTCTTCCCAATAATGTGTCCCCATAAACTCATAGGCAGACTTTAAGAAAAATCTTCTGTAAGGTTTTAAATCCTTTGTACTGTGTGTAATGACAGCATCTGTTGCTGTATCTACATGATAGACTTTTCCGCCTAAGTATACTCTATTCCAGTCAAGTCCTTCACCGTCACCTATGATATTGTTAGGAATTAACAGACGATTACAGCACTCCTTAAATAAATCAGCAAAGGCATTTCTCTTATACTCCTTATCCACCATTAAATGCTTTGCATCATATAAGTTATCTCGCATAACGTACTTAGGAAAGGCATCCATATACCAGATATCCTCATACACATTATACTTTGTCACAATTGCATCATGAATGGCTTTTAATTTTTCTTTATCTGTATTGCAGCCTTTGATTGCTTTTTTTACAAATTCATAGATTTCATCCTTTTGTAATTTATCCTTTGCTAAAGGCTTCTTACGAAAATATAAGGTTTTTGTCTTACTGTCATATTCAAATAACTCTCTATTATCACCATTCCAATCTTCTATGATATCAGAAAGCTTATAGTAATATTGATGACCAATCGTATATCTGTTCCTTCTAATCACGTCTGCGATATAATAATTTTTTTCAACCTTGTCAATTTTTCCAACGATGGTACCTGCCTTTTTAAAACTTTTCCATTCTACATTAAAATATGCTCTTTGATTAAGATCTATAATTCTATTTTCACCTAATGGATACATACCATTATTAAAAATTAAAAACTCGTAGTCATCCTCTGGAATAAAGAATTCTCCGCCGTCCTCTATGGCATAAGAAACTCTGCTCCTTGAAATATAGAGTGTCATCGGTGACAACTCATAACTTCCGTCAGCTTTCGTATATGGCAGACCCAGTTCCTCGCCTATAACAAAATCCTCTGGATATTTATACTTTACTAAAATCACTGCCTTTGATGCGACAAAATCATCCCCGAACGCTACTATGCTTATAAGGTTTTCCCTTTGCTTAAATATATCCGCTTCTATAGCCTTTATAACACTTTCTATGGAATCATAATTTCCCTTTAGTGATATGTCTATGTACTCTTCCTTTTCAACACTGCCGCCTACTGCACTGGAATCCTTAAATTCTCCCCGATACAATATATTAAGAGTTATCTCCTTAAATTGATGACTTATTATTGTAATATCCTCAGCTTCATAATTCTTCGATTCTAGTTCCTCTAAAATAGCATACTCATAATTATACTCCAAATAAATCTCTGTAACCGTAACCTCTTTTTCACGGGTAGTACCTGCATAAACCGTATTCGCCGTACCTTGTGTTAAAAACACCATAAACAATACACTTAAAACTACAATGGTTATTCCAGCTTTCCTCTTCATAAACCTTCTCCTTCGTATGTATGGATAAAATCAATATTCATTTATCAATCATATTTTAACTAGAATATTTAATAAAGTCAAAGAGTACTTTATCGTTAGTTACTTAAATATATAATTTTTTATAACTCTTCCCCGATGTAACTTCCTTGTAAATATATTGTATATTTTCTTACATATATTTTCATATTATACAAGCATCAAAATATAATTTAAAATCAAATAATCTGAAGGGGGCGTATCGTCCAGATTTAATTAGGGACTATTCAACCGGTACAGACAGATGTTGCATAATACGGCATACGTGGTTTAACAGCAAGTACAAAATCCATGAATTCCCATCAAGGCAAAACTTCAATCCTTGACGGTTTATTCATGGATTTACTAAAAAGTTTCTTCTCAAGCTTTTTAGATTTGAATTTATCTGCCTTTACTGATACCTTTGGATTCTTTGGAGGTCTGTACCGGTATCTTAAAAATATTGGAGAGGATTTATTTGTACATTCGAAGGCACATGCCCGTCAGCCCAGAATTCATCCCATTGCAGTATCAGAAGAAGTCAGGGGTAAAGGGTCGGGGGAAAGAGAAGGTTATGTTAAATATAGATACCTTCCCACCTCTGTATTTACCAGTAAAGCAGGTTTTGACGGTATCATTATATGAAAAAGAGTCTATACTTTTTATTCCAACTTAATCGAGACCTCGACGGAGTACTGCAAATTCTCAATGAATGCTTTGGGATTCTCCCGGTACTTCAACCATATTTTTTTATCCTTATAGCTGGTCATACGGTATAAATTCATAAAATCAATCTGTTTCTCTCTCATTAATACCTCTATGGTTTTTTCTGTCCGTTCCGCAATCAAAGCATTGAGACGGTTCTGTATTTCTTCCATCTTTTGAACATTTGCCCTATCAGATATAGTAGCAAAATCCTTGATACCTTTTTCAACAAATCCAATTCCTTCAATGCCTATCACCAGGTAAGGTTTCCCGTCTTTTGAGTAAAAGTCCATACTTCGTGTAATATTATTTAATTTGACTACATGCTCTGTAACATTTTCGTTGCCTTCTTTTGTTAAAAATATAACTTTATTTTTACCATAACCATTGGCAATGTCAATATAATCACTATCCTTTTGATTTGAAACATGAGTTAATATATTATCTTCAAAAATTCCGATACCGGCAAGCTCTACTTTTTTATCTATGGCCTTTATAAGAGGTACATTTACAGTTAAATCTCCTTCATTCTTAGCTAACACCAGATTCCCAATGGTAACTTCCGCAATCCCTGTATTTATTAAATTAATCTTATAAAGTTTTTCTAAATAATCACCAACACCACCCTCTAAGTCACCACTGATAGTTATAATATCCTTTGCACTGGAATCAGACAAAAAAACAAGTGTATTTCTACCCAATTCATATTTATTTTCTGCATAAGACAAAAATTCTGCCAGTAGTTCTTTATCTTCTGCAATACTCCTGCCAAGAACAATCATTTTTAAATGGCTGAAATCTAGCCGTTTATTATTCTCCAGACTGTACTGTTCTTCTATCTCCCAGTAATCCAATCCTTCCAGATGCAGCAAAAGTTTTTTAGGATCATCTGCTCCCTGCTCCGTTAAAGCCTTTAAATCCGGTAGCACATAATATGCCGATATCTTATCATCAGCGGTTATATCAATACCTAATGCCTGAATAAAATTTCTGTCTTCAATCTCAGCCATATCTCCGCATCCGGTTAACGTTAAGGCTGTCGTAAAGGAAAATAGTAATAGCAGGGATTTTACGGCTGTTTTTACCTTCACTTTTCGTAACCCTCCTATAATAAGAATGATGAGAGGTAAAAGTATAGATTGGGGCATTCCAATGTATTTCATATAATTTTCAAAATAAAAGTAAAACTGTTCCGTATCCATCGGAATAACTGAAGCTCCAAATATAAGCAATATATATGGTACCAATAGATAATTTTGCCCAGATATACGAAATATGTGTTTACTGATATAACTCATATAATAAAAGAATGCACTGATAATAGTAAAGATGCTTAACATCCAAAAGCCAAGAACAAGAGCATCCTGACGCCTGATAAATCCTCCGGGCAAATTGATTACCTGTATAACTGTTACCATAGACCACAATTTCTGTCTGGTTTCACTTTGTCCGAGTATTCCTGTTGTTAGTATAAACAGTAATAGATTCATAATTCCGGTAACTATTAAAGCCTGGGCAACATAACGATAGAGCCGCTTTCCCTGGCTGATATCTGCTTTTTTAAACTGAATTAGAGGAGCTGTAAAAAGGAGGAACTCCAATACACTAAAAGTTAAAAACACTTCATACCCGCCTAAAGCAATTGTTCCGGCGGACTGTGTTAACAGAGGCATTAGATTAGAAAGCTCGA
The nucleotide sequence above comes from Anaerocolumna cellulosilytica. Encoded proteins:
- a CDS encoding radical SAM/SPASM domain-containing protein is translated as MYTIYLTTKCNFICSYCYENYNHHIELNENRLIDIIRFIFKYDKSQKILIDFMGGEPLLKKELIFMALDYIAKNYPEREVKYYMTTNCSLLDSSLIELTKNNNFTLRLSFDGCKEAHELNRVTANGECSYDKIFENIIKVRDSGTPYSVRMTIAENTIPFLYENVVFLHENGLDYICMIPDVYMEFSKKSLEVFKSQVESVAHYYIHEYNNGRKFSIDQFDGKFFSLLCDYGNCFSMCDAGIGSIKIMPDGSIYPCGFLTDNTQYIIGTIDEAVDVNRAKKIAVSLYNKQDNKCAECKIKDFCHGMKCGYMNYIRTGSINIPADSTCEYEHVFYPVVKKILNHFSSQNGEKLYQALGKHYEYINISHLKLSSLGSEIKTAINRQGA
- a CDS encoding endospore germination permease, with product MFSDNDKISLRQLKRLLIFDLFSISGIIIPSVASAKAGKDGILSIILATLFAFVYAWIILSFAKRTGGKFLDYSDSNGGKVLTFVIGLFYVMKLFACCVFAVRLFGEVIGETLLKETDPRIILLLLLIVSAYAASKGFEVRARITEVLFFIVIVPIFIFLLVGLNKVELSNLMPLLTQSAGTIALGGYEVFLTFSVLEFLLFTAPLIQFKKADISQGKRLYRYVAQALIVTGIMNLLLFILTTGILGQSETRQKLWSMVTVIQVINLPGGFIRRQDALVLGFWMLSIFTIISAFFYYMSYISKHIFRISGQNYLLVPYILLIFGASVIPMDTEQFYFYFENYMKYIGMPQSILLPLIILIIGGLRKVKVKTAVKSLLLLFSFTTALTLTGCGDMAEIEDRNFIQALGIDITADDKISAYYVLPDLKALTEQGADDPKKLLLHLEGLDYWEIEEQYSLENNKRLDFSHLKMIVLGRSIAEDKELLAEFLSYAENKYELGRNTLVFLSDSSAKDIITISGDLEGGVGDYLEKLYKINLINTGIAEVTIGNLVLAKNEGDLTVNVPLIKAIDKKVELAGIGIFEDNILTHVSNQKDSDYIDIANGYGKNKVIFLTKEGNENVTEHVVKLNNITRSMDFYSKDGKPYLVIGIEGIGFVEKGIKDFATISDRANVQKMEEIQNRLNALIAERTEKTIEVLMREKQIDFMNLYRMTSYKDKKIWLKYRENPKAFIENLQYSVEVSIKLE
- a CDS encoding ABC transporter ATP-binding protein, translated to MDKNFILFIKQYAMKKTLIPLYFIITLFIIFDAGISLIRPKLQGQIVDELSVPDKSTFTYFLIRLVLFLIMLLANYIITYLQRYMASLASEEVAADVRQSIHDKLGIVSPSFFKKMKISDILLKTDKDISIIKQCGITSIITLVSNVVTLIIIIPYMFLIHMKIALAVVLLTSSIPFISRIVGKKIKKTSEKVLQGYNDMTNVLNNSYNNWFMVRLFQCYEYVHLRYYDENQKYKKCTNHQNFIYFLNTIITLVVQFIGTVIIWLVGAKEVFENRMTIGTIMILMNYQAIIMNPIINIASFSNEYHTSIVALNDVFTVLSYPNLSNHKLLLQGEVSTIELKNVNFGFDNVEHNILNNINGYFETGKIYGISGKSGQGKSTLFKLLAGILEPKDGSILINGISLCEYNLESYWNRLGYVMQKSMFFEDTIIQNMNLTNKATFEQIQAICEDLDIYDDVNSLEDRWNTILKVEPPNFSEGQMRRIDIARNILKFPQILVFDEAVSNIDGIRREKFYKLLKKISKDRIIIMSTHNQSELEQANVIYELTDKEMVLVK